From Camelus dromedarius isolate mCamDro1 chromosome X, mCamDro1.pat, whole genome shotgun sequence, one genomic window encodes:
- the FAM133A gene encoding protein FAM133A, with translation MGKRDNRVAYMNPIAMARWRGPSQSLGPTIQDYLNRPRPTWEEVKKQLENKKKGSKALAEFEEKMTENWKKELEKRREKLLSEKEGSSKKREKKKKKKKKKKKKYCQSSPSSSSSDSSSSSSDSEEEEKKHGKKRKKKKNRSHKSSESSTCESESESKVSVKKKKKSKDDTEKEKHVRSLSKKRKKACPEEKPSSPDSSSESDYEEEAQAKKKRRREEREKAMEKAKKKKKKQHKKHSKKKKKKSSSSHKAA, from the coding sequence ATGGGGAAGCGGGATAACCGGGTGGCCTATATGAATCCTATAGCAATGGCCAGATGGAGGGGCCCATCGCAATCCTTAGGCCCAACAATACAAGATTATCTGAATCGACCAAGGCCCACCTGGGAAGAAGTGaagaaacaattagaaaacaaaaagaaaggctCCAAGGCACTAGCGGAATTCGAAgaaaaaatgactgagaattggaagaaagaattagaaaaaaggagagagaagttaTTGAGTGAAAAGGAGGGCTcatccaaaaaaagagaaaagaagaaaaagaagaagaagaagaagaagaagaaatattgtCAGTCTTCACCTTCTTCATCAAGCTCTGATTCTTCAAGCAGCTCTTCAGATtctgaggaggaggaaaagaaacatggaaaaaaaagaaagaaaaagaagaaccgTTCACACAAATCATCAGAAAGCTCTACCTGTGAATCTGAATCAGAGAGCAAGGTGTctgttaaaaagaagaagaagtcaAAGgatgacacagagaaagaaaagcatgtCAGAAGTCTcagcaaaaaaaggaagaaggccTGTCCTGAGGAGAAACCTTCATCACCAGATTCCTCATCAGAATCAGATTACGAAGAGGAGGCTCaagcaaaaaagaagagaagacgTGAAGAGCGAGAAAAAGCAAtggagaaagcaaagaagaagaagaagaaacagcacAAAAAACatagtaagaagaagaaaaagaagtcgaGTTCAAGTCACAAGGCAGCATAA